A genome region from Perca fluviatilis chromosome 20, GENO_Pfluv_1.0, whole genome shotgun sequence includes the following:
- the ptafr gene encoding platelet-activating factor receptor — MLASTTEQVAVTETSGLGSSASNGPTFLDSEFRYILFPVVYGIIFILGLFANLYVLFVLRRLREAKAMGEIRIYMTNLTIADLLFVCALPFWVDYYSRHGNWVYTDFMCRLTGSLFFINTYTSILFLGAISVNRYWAVTRPLDAASSNHRRRGIIVCVVIWVLTVALTIPYLASPGTNPGKNNVTRCFEGYHNQTDMEKKTVAVTHFAIIGMFLVVFFLVVICNFLIARALLSQNLPQSEFRSATIISRKSNRTMSSSTKRPRGVKRRALQMLLAVVGVFVLCFLPHHVIQGFWTLAVLQITQGWGHVDWEQKTLQALNDAHQLTLLLMGLNCILDPVVYYFATRKFRGFIMAHIKKVVRGEGCSQTLTSQLSMESRNHCQRLNSEPQQPEMD; from the coding sequence ATGCTGGCCTCAACTACAGAACAAGTTGCCGTAACAGAGACCTCTGGTCTAGGATCTTCAGCCAGTAATGGCCCAACCTTCCTTGACTCTGAGTTTCGTTACATCCTCTTCCCGGTTGTCTATGGCATCATCTTCATCCTGGGCCTCTTCGCTAACCTCTACGTGCTGTTTGTCCTGCGCCGCCTCCGTGAAGCCAAGGCCATGGGCGAAATCCGCATCTACATGACAAACTTGACCATCGCTGATCTCCTTTTTGTCTGTGCCCTTCCCTTCTGGGTTGACTATTACAGTCGGCATGGCAACTGGGTCTACACAGACTTCATGTGCCGGCTGACTGGCTCGTTGTTCTTCATCAACACCTACACGTCCATCCTCTTCCTCGGGGCCATCAGCGTCAACCGATACTGGGCAGTCACCCGGCCCCTGGATGCGGCCTCCTCAAACCACAGACGTCGTGGGATCATCGTGTGCGTTGTCATCTGGGTGTTGACCGTGGCGTTGACTATTCCATATCTGGCATCTCCAGGGACCAACCCTGGTAAGAACAACGTCACTCGCTGTTTTGAGGGGTACCATAATCAAACTGATATGGAGAAGAAAACAGTGGCTGTCACTCATTTCGCAATAATTGGAATGTTTTTGGTTGTCTTTTTTCTGGTCGTGATATGTAATTTCCTTATTGCTCGAGCGTTACTTTCTCAAAACCTTCCTCAGTCAGAGTTCCGGTCTGCAACGATTATATCAAGAAAGTCCAACAGGACCATGTCCTCATCAACTAAAAGGCCCAGGGGGGTGAAACGGAGAGCTCTGCAGATGTTGTTAGCAGTGGTGGGAGTGTTTGTTCTGTGTTTCCTGCCCCACCATGTCATTCAAGGCTTCTGGACACTGGCGGTGTTGCAGATCACACAGGGCTGGGGCCACGTAGACTGGGAGCAGAAGACTCTTCAGGCACTCAATGACGCACATCAGCTCACTTTGCTTCTTATGGGCCTCAACTGCATTTTGGATCCTGTAGTTTACTATTTCGCCACAAGGAAGTTTAGAGGGTTCATCATGGCCCACATTAAAAAGGTAGTAAGGGGAGAGGGGTGCTCCCAGACGCTCACCTCGCAGCTCTCCATGGAGAGCAGGAATCATTGCCAGAGACTCAATAGCGAGCCCCAACAACCGGAAATGGATTGA
- the LOC120549649 gene encoding uncharacterized protein LOC120549649 isoform X2, with amino-acid sequence MLSIKKCYRGTSTTTTWPTTPVPSLNNSKTTAAEEKLLQLVATPDYPVAAGQKVDLHCSAFTTTVSVKWSWQHLKNQTWQDVGTDRNMMTLTKPEQSGLYRCRSESNFSLESVSSNHTVYIVSVNATVGEYLGIAAFVLSLLALSINFAILFWLGWQRFGATLTINTAAKGFPGPEKSPKGGLPQTESDGDVYMNYTSQAYCDLDPTTVSVDNVYSSLS; translated from the exons GGACATCCACAACTACAACATGGCCTACAACCCCTGTTCCTTCCCTGAATAATTCTAAAACTACAGCTGCAGAAG AAAAGCTTTtgcagctggtggccacaccaGACTACCCAGTTGCAGCAGGTCAGAAAGTCGACCTGCACTGCAGTGCTTTCACCACTACAGTGTCCGTCAAGTGGTCCTGGCAACACCTGAAAAATCAGACTTGGCAAGACGTGGGAACGGATAGGAATATGATGACCCTTACCAAACCGGAGCAGAGCGGGCTTTACAGGTGCCGTAGCGAGAGCAATTTCTCTCTGGAAAGCGTGAGCTCTAACCACACTGTCTATATCGTCTCCGTGAATGCAACAG TCGGTGAGTATTTAGGAATAGCTGCCTTTGTCCTTTCTCTCCTGGCCTTGAGCATCAACTTTGCTATTCTTTTTTGGCTGGGCTGGCAAAGATTTGGTGCCACACTGACCATCAACACTGCAGCTAAAG GTTTTCCTGGACCTGAAAAGTCACCAAA GGGAGGTTTGCCACAGACTGAAAGTGACGGAGATGTGTACATGAATTACACAAGCCAAGCCTACTGTGATCTGGACCCCACCACTGTTTCTGTGGATAATGTGTACTCAAGTCTGTCATGA
- the LOC120549649 gene encoding uncharacterized protein LOC120549649 isoform X1 gives MRLSFFLLFFLCKSKGTSTTTTWPTTPVPSLNNSKTTAAEEKLLQLVATPDYPVAAGQKVDLHCSAFTTTVSVKWSWQHLKNQTWQDVGTDRNMMTLTKPEQSGLYRCRSESNFSLESVSSNHTVYIVSVNATVGEYLGIAAFVLSLLALSINFAILFWLGWQRFGATLTINTAAKGFPGPEKSPKGGLPQTESDGDVYMNYTSQAYCDLDPTTVSVDNVYSSLS, from the exons ATGCGGCTTAGCTTTTTTCTCCTGTTCTTTTTGTGTAAGAGCAAAG GGACATCCACAACTACAACATGGCCTACAACCCCTGTTCCTTCCCTGAATAATTCTAAAACTACAGCTGCAGAAG AAAAGCTTTtgcagctggtggccacaccaGACTACCCAGTTGCAGCAGGTCAGAAAGTCGACCTGCACTGCAGTGCTTTCACCACTACAGTGTCCGTCAAGTGGTCCTGGCAACACCTGAAAAATCAGACTTGGCAAGACGTGGGAACGGATAGGAATATGATGACCCTTACCAAACCGGAGCAGAGCGGGCTTTACAGGTGCCGTAGCGAGAGCAATTTCTCTCTGGAAAGCGTGAGCTCTAACCACACTGTCTATATCGTCTCCGTGAATGCAACAG TCGGTGAGTATTTAGGAATAGCTGCCTTTGTCCTTTCTCTCCTGGCCTTGAGCATCAACTTTGCTATTCTTTTTTGGCTGGGCTGGCAAAGATTTGGTGCCACACTGACCATCAACACTGCAGCTAAAG GTTTTCCTGGACCTGAAAAGTCACCAAA GGGAGGTTTGCCACAGACTGAAAGTGACGGAGATGTGTACATGAATTACACAAGCCAAGCCTACTGTGATCTGGACCCCACCACTGTTTCTGTGGATAATGTGTACTCAAGTCTGTCATGA